AGAACATTGAGCAGGTTGCGGTGGGCAATGACGGAGCTGTCCCGGACAGCGGCAGTGATGACGCTCATGCGGGCACCCCTTGCTTGTCTTCGCTGTTCTGGTGGGGGGTTTGCGTTGAGCCTCCGGTGAGCTGGAGGAAGACGTCGTCCAGGGTGGGGCGGCGCAGGGATGCTTCGGTCACGGGAAGGGACCGTGCATCCAGCTCGGCCAGGACCCGGACCAGCACGCCATGGCCGCCGGGGGCAGCAACGGACACACTCAACGCGGCCTCGTCCACCTCCGGAATGACAACTCCGCCGGTTGCCTCCATCAGCACGGAGGTTGCGCTGCGCAGATCGGCCGCATTCTTCACGGTGACGTCCACCCGTTCTGAACCGGCCCGGTCCTTGAGCTGGCTGGCAGTGCCTTCGGCAATCACGGAGCCGTGGTTGATCACGGCGATGTGGTCCGCCAGCCGGTCTGCTTCCTCAAGGTACTGGGTGGTCAGGAGGACAGTAGTTCCACCCGATACCAGCCCGGCCACCACGTCCCAGGTATCCAGCCTGCCCCGCGGGTCCAAACCCGTGGTGGGCTCGTCCAGCACCACGACTTTGGGCCGGGCCACTACCGCGCCGGCAAGGTCCAGCCGCCGCCGCATGCCGCCGGAGAAAGCCCCGGCCCGTTTGCCGGCCACGTCCGTAAGGCGGAAATCTGCCAACAGTTCATGCGCACGTGCCGTGGCATTCCGGCGGTTCATTCCGTAGAGGCGCCCCACCATGTGGAGGTTCTCAAAAGCCGTGAGCTTCTCATCCACAGCGGCGTACTGCCCGGAGAGGCCGAGGTTGCGGCGGACCAATTCCGGGTCGGTGCGGACCGAGTGGCCGGCCACCCAAGCGTCCCCTGAATCCGGGGTCAGCAAGGTGGTGAGCACCTTGACGGTGGTGGTTTTGCCGGAGCCGTTGGGCCCCAGCAATCCCAGCACCGTGCCTTCGGGGGCGTCCAGGGACAAGCCATCCAAGGCCGTGAACGAGCCGTAGGACTTACGGACATTGTCTACGCGGATCACTGGCTGGCAGCCAGCTCGGCAACCTTGCGGGGCGCCATGTCGGTCCACGTTTGAGACACGTAATCCAGGCAGGCTTCCCGGCTGTCCGGGCCAAACATGGCTACCCACCCCTTGGGTGTGGCCGCGAAGGAAGGCCACAGGGAGTGCTGTTGGTATTCGTTGACCAGGACGGAGAAGGTTGCTGAGGTGTCATCAAACGGGTTCGTCACGGGGATTGACCTTTCGGGTTGTTCCGGCGTAAACAATGCCCCGGGTTCCGGAGCGTTTCCAGTGGTTCGGACTCAACCCCCCAGCTGGATGGCCAGGGCGGGCATAATTACCGGGAGAGCTGCGTCACTTAACATCCGGGAGTGCCTTTCCGGCACGTCCACGGCGGTCACGCGACCGGTGATGTACGGCTCCCAGGCATCCGCTCGCGGCGTGCCCTCAGGAACCTCCACGGTGGCCCGGAAGAGCAGCAGGTCGCCGTCGAAAATTGCAGGTTCCTGTTCCCTGATCAGCCGCGCCAGCACGGGGAAGTTCTCCACCATGGCCTGAACGGCGTCCAGTGGAACGGTACCCAGCGGGTTGTGGTTCCTACGGAGGATCTCCTGGGCCTTTGCAGCGCCAAGATCCTCGTAGTCGGACTCGTCCAGGGCGTAGCCCTGTGCCTCCAGGAAGGCAGCCCAAATTCCGACACCTGCCCCCACATCATCGTTGCTCTCCTGGTTTCCGGGGAACGCGTCAAGGATGGCCAGTGACGCAACCTCATCGCCACGTTCCTGGAGCCGGGTAGCCAGGCGGTGGACCACATGCCCACCAAAGGACCAGCCCAGGAGATGGTAGGGGCCGGAGGGTTGAACGGATTTGATGCGGGCAATGTAACTGTCCGCGAGTTCCGTGAGGTCCATCGCGGTGACGGCGTGGGTTGCGCCCGGTTCCATGCCCGGCATCTGCAACCCGATCAGGGGCCGCTCCGGATCCAGCGAACCCAGCATTGAAGCGTAGCCCCACGCGATACCCGACGCCGGGTGGACGGCGAACAGGGGCGCTTTGGTGCCGCTGGTGCGCAGGGGAAGAACCTGGCGCAGGCTTGCGGCGGCGCCATCGTCCACGCTCCGATCGGCTTCGGCCAGAAGCCCCTCCACCGTGGGCGCACGGAACAAGGCCTGGACCTGCAGGGATGTTCCCAGCGCTGCATTGATCCGGGCAATCAACGGTTGCGCCAGGAACGAATGCCCGCCCAGTTCAAAGAACGATTCGTCCACTCCTGCCTTGTCCAGGGACAACACATCCGCGAAGATGGCGGCCGCCGTCTGCTCCCGTGGAGTCCGCGGAGCCTTGCCGGACGTGCGCGGCGCGCTGTCCGCTTCCGGCAGGGCAGCAAAATCCACCTTGCCGTGATGGGTCAGGGGGATCTCCTGGATGGCCACCACGGCCGCAGGCACCATGTAATCCGGCACCATGTTCCGCAGGTGGGCGCGCACGCCGTCAGCGAAGTCCGCCGCGCCATCCGTAGTGTCAACGGGAACGCCGGCCGTGGGGACCACCCAAGCCACCAACCGCACGCTGTCCCCGGAAGGCACCGCCCGGACCACGGCGGCCTGGACGTCCACCGCAGTGGTGGCGGCCTGCTCGATCTCCCCGGGCTCCACACGGAACCCACGGATCTTGAGCTGATTGTCGTTGCGTCCGGAGAAGACGATGCTCCCGTCAGCGTGCCGCACCACCAGGTCACCGGTGCGGTACATACGCCCACCATCTGCGCTGAAGGGATCGGCCACAAAGCGTTCAGCCGTCAGTCCCGGCTGGCCCCGGTAGCCGTTGGCCAGCTGCTTGCCCGCGATGTAGAGCTCGCCGGAAACTCCGGGCAGCGCCGGCTGCAGCAAAGGGTCAAGGACATACAGCGCGGTCCGGGACGTGGCAGCTCCCAGCACCGGGGCCGTGTGGTCACTGACGCGCGCCAGCACGGTATCCACCGCGGCTTCCGTAGGACCATAAAGGTTCCAGGCGGTCACGTTGTCCTTGGTGGACAGCGTGTCCCAGAGGGCGGGATCGAAGGCTTCGCCACCCAAGGCAAGGCTGAAGCCGTCTCCGTCCAGCACCCTGGTGAACGCCGGCTCGGTCAGCAAATGCCTCGCGTACGCGGGCGTTGTTTCCCAGACGCTGATGCGTTGCCCTTCAAAGTAGCCTGCCAACGCGGCGGGATCCCGCCGGATGTCCTCGCCCACCATGTGCAGTTGATGCCCGGCAACCATCCACAGGATGGGATCCCACGATGCATCAAAGCCAACTCCGGTGGTGTGGGCCACCTTCTGCTGAGCCCCGGTGGTGTGGGGATCGAGTCCCGCAAAGAGGGTCTCACCGTGCGATTCCAGCAGAGCTGCCAACGCGCCGTGGCTGACCTCCACTCCTTTGGGCCTCCCCGTGGATCCCGAGGTGAACATGACGTAGGCGAGATTGCGTCCTGCCGGCTGGCGCTCAAGAAGTTCCTGGGGCGAGCCGAAACCCGTGGCCCCCGCCGTCTCAAGGAGTCCGGACAGCAACACCAAGCGCGGAACAGCACGGCTAGGGTTCCGGGCAGCAACCGTGGACAGCAAAGCGGCCATGCGGTCCGCTTCCGATTCGGAACTGACCACCACGGCAGGCCCGGCATCCTCCAGGATGGCCACCACACGGTCATCCGGGTACTCGGTATCGATCGGGTTGTAAACCGCACCGGCTGCAACTGCGCCAAGCAACGCCTGGACGGTTCCGGCGGACCGGGGCAGGAACACCGAGACAACATCGCCCGCGGCCACCCCCTCCATGTGAAGTCCGTCCGCCACACGCACCACGGAGTCTGCCAACTCAGCAAAGGTGACCTTGCTGTCCCCGCTGACCAGCGCTACGGAGTCCGGGGCGGACTGGACACTGGCAGCGAAGGCGGCCAGGACGCCGTCGGACTCTTCCGGGTGATGTACGACGCCGGAACCCCGTCCCGCTGTCAGCCCCGCCAACGCGTCGGCTTCCTCGGGGTGAAGCAGGGGCACCTCCGCCACACGGGTCTCCGGATCAGCGGCAGCCCGCTCCACGAAACGCACCAAGGTTTTGACCAGCCGTTCGATGGTGGCGTCCTGAAACATTGCCGCGTTGTACTCCAGCGTGGCTGAAAGACCAGCGGTGGCGGGACGGAAGGTGAAGGAGAGGTCAAACTTCGCCTCGCCCGACCCGTCGTCCGGCAGCGCAGTGACTGTTGCACCGGGCAGTTCCGGAACGGAAGCGGGGGAGCTGTCCACCGTCAGCATCGTTTGGAACAGGGGGTGCCGTCCCAGCTCACGGGCGGGGTTCAGTACCTCCACCAGCCGTTCAAACGGGACGCCGTCATGATCGAACGCTGCCAGCACGCTGGTGCGGGCACGGTCAACCATGGCACGCACGGTGGGAGAACCGGCGGCGCTGATCCGCAGCGGCAAGGTGTTGACGAAGAATCCCACCAGGTCCGCCAGGGCCGGGTCCGCGCGCCCTGCCGTGGGTGAGCCGATCACGATGTCATCGCCGGCCCCCATGCGCTGCAGGAATCCGGCCAGGACGCCATGGAGCGTCATGAACAGGCTCGCGTTGGAGGTAGCCGCCAGGGAGTTCAGGGCCTTCAAAGTTTCGGTACTGAGCTCAAAGATGCGCTGTTTTCCGGGCTGCCGGGCCTCACGGGGGCGGCGCTGATCGGCTGGAAGGGTGAGCTCGGTGGGTATGCCCGCCAGGGTTTCCTGCCAGAACCGGACCTTGCTGTCCGCCACTCCTGCGGCACCAAGGACTTCCTGCTGCCACGCGCTGAAGTCTGCGTACTGGAGGCTGAGCGGGGCGCGGCTGTTCCCGGTTCCTGTCACAGCAGCCGAGTAGGCCTCGGAAAGATCCCGGGCAAGCGGTGCCAGGGACGCACCATCGCTGGCGATGTGGTGGATCACCAGCTGGAGGATCCATGCAGGCCGGGGGCCGTCACCGCGGCGCAGCAGCACCGCGCGCAGGGGGAGGTCGCTGGTGACGTCAAAGCCCGTGCGTGCTTCCGCTTCCAGAATGGAGGCTTGCTCATCCTCGCTGCCCACCGGGATGATCCGCAGCAGCCCACCCGCATCTCCGGCCGGGTGGACCAGCTGGTGGGGGGTGCCGGCAGTTGCCGGGTAGCTGGTCCTCAGGACCTCGTGCCTGGCCACCAAGGAATCGACGGCGGCGGAGAGGGCCTGCTCATCCACGTCGCCTTCCAGTTGGGCGGCCAGGGAGATGTTGTAGTCGGCGGAGCCTGGATCCAGCTGATTGAGGAACCACATGCGTTGCTGGGCGAAGGACAGGGCTGGGTTCCCATGGCGGCGTGCCGTTCCGGTTTCCAGCCACTCAGCGAGCGTCGGGCCGGTCTCTTGGGCGGGGTCGGCATGAGATGCCAGCTCAGCATGAGGTGCCTGGCCAGCGGGAGCTGCCGGGCCGTCGTCGGGCGTTGACCCGACTGATCGTCCGGCAGAGATCGCGCCCAACAGCGCCCCGGGAGTCGGTTGATCGAAGAGCGTCCGCAACGGGAGGGCAGCGCCAAAGGCTTCCCGGATCTTTCCCATGATGGTGATGGCCAGGAGGGAGTGTCCCCCCAGCAGGAAGAAGTCATCATCCATGGCCACCGTCTCCAGCCCGAGAACCTCACCGAAGATTCCGGCCATGACGTGCTCCTCGGGAGTGGACGGAGCCGTTCCTTCGCCTGCGCCCGTTGCCGCGGGTGCGGGAAGGGCCTTGCGGTCCAGCTTTCCGTGGGAGGTCAGTGGAAGCGCCGGAATGGGCATGATCAGGGCCGGGACCATGTAGTCAGGCAGCCTGGTGGCCGCGTGTGCCCGTAGCTCGGCCGTGTCCACTGCGCCCACAACATAGGCGACGATTCGCTGGGCAGGAACACCATCGGTGACGGCAACAACGTGCTGCACCTCCGGATGGCTGGACAGGGCAGACTCCACCTCACCGAGTTCGATCCGGAACCCGCGGACCTTCACTTGGTCATCGGTCCGGGAAAGGAATTCAAGCACACCTGTGGCGTCACGCCTCACCAGGTCGCCGGTCCGGTACATGCGGCTTCCGTCGGCCGCAAAGGGATTCGCCACGAAACGCGAGGCCGTCTCGGCAGGGCGCTGGTCATAACCTTGCGCCATCCCGTCGCCGGCCAGGTACAGCTCGCCGGGAACCCCAGCGGGGACCGGCTGGAGGTA
The sequence above is a segment of the Arthrobacter sp. StoSoilB22 genome. Coding sequences within it:
- a CDS encoding MbtH family protein, with protein sequence MTNPFDDTSATFSVLVNEYQQHSLWPSFAATPKGWVAMFGPDSREACLDYVSQTWTDMAPRKVAELAASQ
- a CDS encoding ATP-binding cassette domain-containing protein gives rise to the protein MIRVDNVRKSYGSFTALDGLSLDAPEGTVLGLLGPNGSGKTTTVKVLTTLLTPDSGDAWVAGHSVRTDPELVRRNLGLSGQYAAVDEKLTAFENLHMVGRLYGMNRRNATARAHELLADFRLTDVAGKRAGAFSGGMRRRLDLAGAVVARPKVVVLDEPTTGLDPRGRLDTWDVVAGLVSGGTTVLLTTQYLEEADRLADHIAVINHGSVIAEGTASQLKDRAGSERVDVTVKNAADLRSATSVLMEATGGVVIPEVDEAALSVSVAAPGGHGVLVRVLAELDARSLPVTEASLRRPTLDDVFLQLTGGSTQTPHQNSEDKQGVPA